One Roseomonas sp. OT10 DNA window includes the following coding sequences:
- a CDS encoding NAD-dependent succinate-semialdehyde dehydrogenase — protein sequence MLDTVSKLVLKDPDLFRQANRIGDRWVNAAASGKTIAVKNPATGEVIGSVPSLSAAEVREAIEAAEAALPAWRGLLAKERAAILRKLHDLMHQNADDLAAIMTAEQGKPLAEAKGEVAYAAAFFEWFAEEGKRVYGDMIPTFKQGSRILAMKQPIGVFAAITPWNFPAAMITRKAGPGWAAGCTGVIRPASQTPFSALAIAVLAERAGMPPGVCNVVTGAASETGAELTGNPIVRKFSFTGSTEVGRKLLEQCAATIKKTSMELGGNAPFLVFDDADLDAAVQGVMASKYRNTGQTCVCANRILVQEGVYDAFAAKLKTAVEALKVGNGMEPGVTQGPLINADAVEKVEEHIADATGKGARILTGGHRHEKGGNFFQPTVLTDVPDDALIFREETFGPVAPLFKFRTEEEGVRLANASEFGLAAYFYARDIGRIFRVAEAIESGIIGINEGIISSEVAPFGGVKQSGLGREGSKYGIEDYLEIKYCLLGGLGA from the coding sequence ATGCTCGATACGGTCAGCAAGCTCGTTCTCAAGGACCCCGACCTGTTCCGTCAGGCGAACCGGATCGGCGACCGCTGGGTGAACGCCGCCGCCTCCGGCAAGACCATCGCGGTGAAGAACCCCGCGACCGGCGAAGTGATCGGCAGCGTCCCCTCCCTCTCCGCCGCCGAGGTGCGCGAGGCGATCGAGGCGGCCGAGGCGGCGCTGCCGGCCTGGCGCGGCCTGCTCGCCAAGGAGCGGGCCGCCATCCTGCGGAAGCTGCACGACCTGATGCACCAGAACGCGGACGACCTGGCCGCCATCATGACGGCCGAGCAGGGCAAGCCGCTGGCCGAGGCCAAGGGCGAGGTCGCCTATGCCGCCGCCTTCTTCGAGTGGTTCGCCGAGGAGGGGAAGCGCGTCTACGGCGACATGATCCCGACCTTCAAGCAGGGCTCACGCATCCTGGCGATGAAGCAGCCGATCGGCGTCTTCGCGGCCATCACCCCCTGGAACTTCCCCGCCGCCATGATCACCCGCAAGGCCGGGCCGGGCTGGGCCGCGGGCTGCACGGGCGTCATCCGCCCGGCCTCGCAGACACCCTTCTCCGCGCTCGCCATCGCCGTGCTGGCCGAGCGCGCCGGCATGCCGCCGGGGGTGTGCAACGTGGTGACGGGCGCCGCGTCCGAGACGGGGGCGGAGCTGACCGGCAACCCGATCGTGCGGAAGTTCTCCTTCACCGGCTCGACCGAGGTGGGGCGCAAGCTGCTGGAGCAGTGCGCCGCGACGATCAAGAAGACCTCGATGGAGCTGGGCGGCAACGCGCCCTTCCTGGTCTTCGACGATGCCGACCTGGATGCGGCGGTGCAGGGCGTCATGGCGTCGAAGTACCGCAACACCGGGCAGACCTGCGTCTGCGCCAACCGCATCCTCGTGCAGGAGGGGGTCTACGACGCCTTCGCCGCGAAGCTGAAGACGGCGGTCGAGGCGCTCAAGGTCGGCAACGGCATGGAGCCGGGCGTGACCCAGGGCCCGCTGATCAATGCCGACGCGGTGGAGAAGGTGGAGGAGCACATCGCCGACGCCACCGGCAAGGGCGCCAGGATCCTGACCGGCGGCCATCGCCACGAGAAGGGCGGCAACTTCTTCCAGCCGACCGTCCTGACCGACGTGCCGGACGACGCGCTGATCTTCCGCGAGGAGACCTTCGGCCCCGTCGCGCCCCTCTTCAAGTTCCGCACGGAGGAGGAGGGCGTCCGCCTAGCCAACGCCAGCGAGTTCGGCCTGGCCGCCTATTTCTATGCCCGCGACATCGGCCGCATCTTCCGCGTGGCCGAGGCGATCGAGAGCGGCATCATCGGCATCAACGAGGGCATCATCAGCAGCGAGGTCGCACCCTTCGGCGGCGTGAAGCAGAGCGGGCTGGGGCGCGAGGGCTCGAAGTACGGGATCGAGGACTACCTGGAGATCAAGTACTGCCTGCTCGGCGGGCTCGGGGCCTGA
- a CDS encoding DMT family transporter, which produces MMDSPSARGVVLALLAYAFFAVSDASVKLLHGGLDPFQVSFIGALLGFSVLPFIHGRGMPWRSLLATRRRGLWLLRGLMAALGSVCSVTAFTRLPMAEAFALLFLLPTFVTILSVLFLKEQVGWRRWSAVIVGFAGVLIVLRPGFRELTLGHVAAIIGGFAGAVTVVLMRALGRTESRASLYLSGLLGILAVCGALMLPNLAWPSAMQWVWLLGYGLLAAVAGVLIQAASAAAPVSLTAPTQYSQMLWAIGFGYWVFGDRLDVWTFAGAAVIVGSGLFTLARERARRSPGGGGAPPVRSDG; this is translated from the coding sequence ATGATGGACAGCCCGTCCGCGCGCGGCGTGGTCCTCGCCCTGCTGGCCTATGCGTTCTTCGCGGTCAGCGACGCGTCGGTGAAGCTGCTCCACGGCGGGCTGGACCCCTTCCAGGTCTCCTTCATCGGGGCGTTGCTGGGCTTTTCCGTCCTGCCCTTCATCCATGGGCGCGGCATGCCCTGGCGCTCGCTGCTCGCCACCCGGCGGCGCGGGCTGTGGCTGCTGCGCGGGCTGATGGCGGCGCTGGGCAGCGTGTGCAGCGTCACCGCCTTCACCCGCCTGCCGATGGCCGAGGCCTTCGCGCTGCTCTTCCTGCTACCGACCTTCGTGACCATCCTCTCCGTCCTGTTCCTGAAGGAGCAGGTGGGCTGGCGCCGCTGGAGCGCGGTGATCGTGGGCTTCGCGGGCGTGCTGATCGTGCTGCGCCCCGGCTTCCGGGAACTGACGCTGGGCCATGTCGCGGCCATCATCGGCGGCTTCGCGGGGGCGGTGACGGTGGTGCTGATGCGCGCCCTGGGCCGCACGGAGAGCCGGGCGAGCCTCTACCTCTCCGGCCTGCTCGGCATCCTGGCGGTCTGCGGCGCGCTGATGCTGCCGAACCTCGCCTGGCCGAGCGCGATGCAATGGGTCTGGCTGCTGGGCTACGGGCTGCTGGCGGCCGTGGCGGGGGTGCTGATCCAGGCCGCCTCGGCGGCGGCGCCGGTCAGCCTGACGGCACCGACCCAGTACAGCCAGATGCTCTGGGCGATCGGCTTCGGGTACTGGGTCTTCGGCGACCGGCTGGATGTCTGGACCTTCGCGGGGGCCGCGGTGATCGTCGGCTCCGGCCTCTTCACCCTGGCCCGCGAGCGGGCACGCCGCTCGCCAGGGGGCGGTGGCGCGCCGCCGGTGAGGTCCGACGGTTGA
- a CDS encoding Hint domain-containing protein translates to MAVGTYAFTYTVDVATGAILDDISFVEAVIDGGALGTLAPGDTAVIDSSVGSGITSTFYGTAGDGALFDVGGNALIFTNTELTIGDTVGIDTGASFVICFLSGTLIATPRGEVAVEELRAGDLVLTHDGREAPVVWLGRQTVSTAFADPLRVAPVRIAAGALGEGLPVRDLLVSADHALLLDGVLVQAGALVNGRSITREMAMPERFTYYHVELADHALVLAEGVAAESFIDNAARRSFDNWAEHPGGAEEMAELALPRAKSHRQLPAALRARLAARAEALLPAPLAA, encoded by the coding sequence GTGGCCGTCGGGACTTATGCCTTTACCTACACGGTCGATGTCGCCACCGGCGCGATTCTCGACGACATCAGCTTCGTCGAGGCCGTCATCGACGGCGGAGCCCTGGGCACGCTGGCCCCCGGCGACACGGCCGTCATCGATTCCTCGGTCGGTAGCGGGATCACCTCGACCTTCTACGGGACCGCTGGCGACGGGGCCCTGTTCGACGTGGGCGGCAACGCCCTCATCTTCACCAACACCGAACTGACGATCGGCGACACCGTCGGGATCGATACCGGCGCCTCCTTCGTCATCTGCTTCCTGTCTGGGACGCTGATCGCGACGCCGCGTGGCGAGGTGGCGGTGGAGGAGCTGCGGGCGGGCGACCTGGTGCTGACCCATGACGGGCGCGAGGCGCCGGTGGTGTGGCTGGGCCGGCAGACGGTCAGCACCGCCTTCGCCGACCCGCTGCGCGTGGCCCCTGTGCGCATCGCCGCCGGGGCGCTGGGCGAGGGGCTGCCGGTGCGCGACCTGCTGGTCTCGGCCGACCATGCGCTGCTGCTGGACGGGGTGCTGGTGCAGGCCGGGGCGCTGGTGAACGGCCGCAGCATCACCCGCGAGATGGCGATGCCGGAGCGCTTCACCTACTACCACGTGGAGCTGGCCGACCACGCGCTGGTGCTGGCCGAGGGGGTGGCGGCGGAGAGCTTCATCGACAACGCCGCGCGGCGGAGCTTCGACAACTGGGCGGAGCATCCGGGCGGGGCGGAGGAGATGGCGGAGCTGGCGCTGCCGCGGGCGAAGTCGCACCGGCAGTTGCCGGCTGCCCTGCGCGCCCGCCTCGCCGCGCGCGCCGAGGCCCTGCTCCCGGCCCCCCTGGCCGCCTGA
- the gorA gene encoding glutathione-disulfide reductase — protein sequence MAYDFDLFVIGGGSAGVRCARIAAGHGARVGIAEARFWGGTCVNVGCVPKKIMVQAAEYGPWAEDAKAFGWDIECHGHDWSVLRAARDAEVARLNGLYRRLLEGAGATVFEAHARFLDAHTLQVGEERVTAERIVVAVGGRPSRPDLKGVDCGLISDDLFTLEKRPETVIVVGGGYIGVEFAGLLCGLGSKVKLTYRQKLPLRGFDQEMREALADALAAQGIDVFPGQKIESLEAAGDGRILTLASGQVLEADAVFLAVGRDPATEGLGLEAAGIETNERGAIRVDDDHATNLPHVYAIGDVTDRLNLTPMATAVGHALADTLFGKNPRRASYDNVPKAVFSTPPIGSVGLTEEEAEKRGRTEIYTTRFTPMRHTITKREGRRTLMKLVVDAESRKVLGAHMLGEDAPEIMQGIGIAVRAGLTKEDFDATIGIHPTAAEEFVTLRSPARTVGGEEEEAADDAA from the coding sequence ATGGCCTACGACTTCGACCTCTTCGTCATCGGCGGCGGCAGCGCGGGGGTGCGCTGCGCCCGCATCGCCGCCGGGCACGGCGCCCGGGTGGGCATCGCCGAGGCGCGGTTCTGGGGCGGCACCTGCGTCAATGTCGGCTGCGTGCCCAAGAAGATCATGGTCCAGGCGGCGGAGTACGGACCCTGGGCCGAGGATGCGAAGGCCTTCGGCTGGGACATCGAATGCCATGGCCACGACTGGTCCGTCCTGCGCGCCGCGCGCGACGCGGAGGTGGCGCGGCTGAACGGACTCTACCGCCGGCTGCTGGAAGGGGCGGGGGCGACGGTGTTCGAGGCGCATGCCCGCTTCCTCGACGCCCATACCCTGCAGGTCGGCGAGGAGCGGGTGACGGCGGAGCGTATCGTCGTCGCCGTCGGCGGCCGGCCCTCCCGCCCCGACCTGAAGGGCGTCGATTGCGGCCTGATCTCGGACGACCTCTTCACGCTGGAGAAGCGGCCGGAGACGGTGATCGTGGTCGGCGGCGGCTATATCGGCGTGGAGTTCGCCGGGCTGCTCTGCGGGCTGGGGTCGAAGGTGAAGCTGACCTACCGCCAGAAGCTGCCGCTGCGCGGCTTCGACCAGGAGATGCGCGAGGCGCTGGCCGACGCCCTGGCGGCGCAGGGGATCGACGTCTTCCCCGGCCAGAAGATCGAGAGCCTGGAGGCCGCGGGCGACGGGCGCATCCTCACCCTCGCCTCCGGCCAGGTGCTGGAAGCGGATGCGGTCTTCCTGGCCGTGGGCCGCGACCCGGCGACCGAGGGGCTGGGGCTGGAGGCGGCCGGCATCGAGACCAACGAGCGTGGCGCCATCCGGGTGGATGACGACCACGCGACGAACCTGCCGCATGTCTACGCCATCGGCGACGTGACGGACCGGCTGAACCTGACGCCCATGGCCACCGCCGTGGGCCATGCCCTGGCGGACACGCTGTTCGGCAAGAACCCGCGCCGCGCCTCCTACGACAACGTGCCCAAGGCCGTGTTCTCCACCCCGCCCATCGGCAGCGTCGGCCTGACCGAGGAGGAGGCGGAGAAGCGCGGCCGGACGGAGATCTACACCACCCGCTTCACCCCCATGCGCCACACCATCACGAAGCGCGAGGGTCGGCGGACCCTGATGAAGCTGGTGGTGGACGCCGAGAGCCGGAAGGTCCTGGGCGCCCACATGCTGGGCGAGGACGCGCCGGAGATCATGCAGGGCATCGGCATCGCCGTCCGCGCCGGGCTGACCAAGGAGGATTTCGACGCCACGATCGGGATCCACCCGACGGCGGCGGAGGAGTTCGTCACCCTGCGCTCTCCCGCCCGCACCGTCGGCGGCGAGGAGGAGGAGGCGGCGGACGACGCCGCTTGA
- a CDS encoding class II 3-deoxy-7-phosphoheptulonate synthase: MTDRHRTSGNWTPGSWREMPIRQVPDYPDRDRLAAVEGKIASFPPLVFAGEVDRLTARLAEAAEGRAFVLQGGDCAESFGDFRADGIRDTFKVLLQMAVALTFGASLPVVKLGRMAGQFAKPRSSDVEKKGDEVLPSYRGDIVNGPEFTAAARVPDPARMEFAYLQSAATLNLLRAFATGGFADLHEVHRWNLSFVARSPLAERYQDLAHRIDETLRFMAACGMSEAPQVRETEFYTSHEALLLGYEQALTREPSTHRGKHYACSAHFLWIGDRTRQPEGAHVEFLRGVANPIGLKVGPTTVLDDLLRLVERLNPANVPGRLTLIARMGAGKVEEHLPPLVKALAAEGRKVTWLCDPMHGNTVAAGSYKTRSFDAILREVRSFFDVHQAAGTWPGGVHVEMTGADVTECLGGAHRLTEADLSRSYATACDPRLNAEQSLELAFLVAEELKSRRPGAPALPLQAAQ, translated from the coding sequence ATGACCGACCGCCACCGGACCTCCGGCAACTGGACTCCCGGCTCCTGGCGCGAGATGCCGATCCGGCAGGTGCCGGACTATCCGGATCGCGACCGCCTCGCGGCCGTGGAGGGGAAGATCGCCTCCTTCCCGCCCCTGGTCTTCGCGGGCGAGGTGGACCGCCTGACCGCGCGCCTGGCCGAGGCGGCGGAGGGCCGCGCCTTCGTGCTCCAGGGCGGGGACTGCGCGGAATCCTTCGGCGACTTCCGCGCCGACGGCATCCGCGACACCTTCAAGGTGCTGCTGCAGATGGCGGTGGCGCTGACCTTCGGCGCCTCCCTGCCGGTGGTGAAGCTGGGCCGCATGGCCGGGCAGTTCGCCAAGCCGCGCTCCTCGGACGTGGAGAAGAAGGGCGACGAGGTGCTGCCCTCCTACCGTGGCGACATCGTCAACGGGCCGGAATTCACCGCCGCCGCGCGCGTGCCCGACCCGGCGCGGATGGAGTTCGCCTATCTCCAGTCCGCCGCCACGCTGAACCTGCTGCGCGCCTTCGCGACCGGCGGCTTCGCCGACCTGCACGAGGTCCACCGCTGGAACCTGTCCTTCGTCGCGCGCTCGCCGCTGGCGGAACGCTACCAGGATCTCGCGCACCGCATCGACGAGACGCTGCGCTTCATGGCCGCCTGCGGCATGAGCGAGGCGCCGCAGGTGCGCGAGACGGAGTTCTACACCAGCCACGAGGCGCTCCTGCTCGGCTACGAGCAGGCGCTGACCCGAGAGCCCTCCACCCATCGCGGCAAGCACTACGCCTGCTCCGCGCACTTCCTGTGGATCGGCGACCGCACCCGCCAGCCGGAGGGCGCGCATGTCGAGTTCCTGCGTGGCGTCGCCAACCCGATCGGGCTGAAGGTCGGGCCGACCACGGTGCTGGACGACCTGCTGCGCCTCGTCGAGCGGCTGAACCCGGCGAACGTGCCGGGCCGGCTGACGCTGATCGCGCGCATGGGCGCGGGCAAGGTCGAGGAGCACCTGCCGCCGCTGGTCAAGGCGCTGGCCGCCGAGGGGCGCAAGGTGACCTGGCTGTGCGACCCCATGCACGGCAACACCGTGGCCGCCGGCAGCTACAAGACCCGTTCCTTCGACGCGATCCTGCGCGAGGTCCGCAGCTTCTTCGACGTGCACCAGGCGGCCGGCACCTGGCCGGGCGGCGTGCATGTCGAGATGACCGGCGCGGACGTGACGGAGTGCCTGGGTGGCGCCCACCGCCTGACCGAGGCGGACCTGTCGCGCAGCTACGCCACCGCCTGCGACCCGCGGCTGAACGCGGAGCAGTCGCTGGAGCTGGCCTTCCTGGTCGCGGAGGAGCTGAAGTCGCGCCGTCCCGGCGCGCCGGCCCTGCCGTTGCAGGCCGCGCAGTAG
- a CDS encoding nicotinate phosphoribosyltransferase: protein MDGFIADPDAETAVSARTDCYFNRTKAIVARHGDCRVTYAVFLRRPVVSAPRLALDWLAEVARARGTAFDVELMHPEGEWVGAGDPIFYLSGSFVHLADLETIILQKLGAPCVAAQNAYQMCLELPQVPFLAMEARHCAGAEMQEMMAYAASVGSAAAQREGAAGFIGNANDGTAHWFGAPRGRGTMPHALIGYAGSTLRAAELFHETFPEEDLTVLTDYFGREVTDGLEVCRHFPELAAAGRLSVRLDTHGGRFLEGLDPAQSYAVLERHVPGAIRRYRTEAELRYLVGTGVSAAAIWRMREVMDEAGFPKVRIIASSGFSVAKCRVMAEARAPVDVVGTGSFIPDVWSETYATADIVAYDGVPRVKVGREFLLRG from the coding sequence ATGGATGGGTTCATCGCCGATCCGGATGCGGAGACCGCCGTCTCCGCCCGCACCGACTGCTACTTCAACCGCACCAAGGCGATCGTCGCGCGCCACGGCGACTGCCGGGTGACCTATGCCGTCTTCCTGCGCCGGCCGGTGGTCTCCGCCCCGCGGCTGGCGCTGGACTGGCTGGCCGAGGTCGCGCGGGCGCGCGGCACCGCCTTCGACGTCGAGCTGATGCACCCCGAGGGCGAGTGGGTCGGCGCCGGCGATCCGATCTTCTACCTCTCCGGATCCTTCGTGCATCTCGCCGACCTGGAGACGATCATCCTGCAGAAGCTCGGCGCGCCCTGCGTCGCCGCGCAGAACGCCTATCAGATGTGCCTGGAGCTGCCGCAGGTTCCCTTCCTCGCCATGGAGGCGCGGCACTGCGCGGGCGCGGAGATGCAGGAGATGATGGCCTATGCCGCCTCCGTCGGCAGCGCCGCGGCGCAGCGCGAGGGAGCGGCGGGCTTCATCGGCAATGCCAATGACGGCACGGCGCACTGGTTCGGCGCGCCGCGCGGACGCGGGACGATGCCGCACGCGCTGATCGGCTATGCCGGCTCCACCCTACGCGCCGCAGAGCTGTTCCACGAGACCTTCCCGGAGGAGGATCTGACCGTCCTGACCGATTACTTCGGCCGGGAGGTCACGGACGGGCTGGAGGTCTGCCGCCACTTCCCCGAGCTGGCGGCGGCGGGCCGGCTGTCCGTGCGGCTCGACACCCATGGCGGCCGCTTCCTGGAGGGACTCGATCCCGCGCAGTCCTACGCGGTGCTGGAGCGGCACGTGCCGGGCGCCATCCGCCGCTACCGCACGGAAGCCGAGCTGCGCTACCTGGTCGGCACGGGCGTGTCCGCGGCGGCGATCTGGCGCATGCGCGAGGTGATGGACGAGGCGGGCTTCCCGAAGGTGCGGATCATCGCCTCCTCCGGCTTCTCGGTCGCGAAGTGCCGCGTCATGGCGGAGGCACGGGCGCCCGTCGACGTGGTGGGCACCGGCTCCTTCATCCCCGACGTCTGGAGCGAGACCTACGCCACCGCCGACATCGTCGCCTATGACGGCGTGCCGCGCGTGAAGGTCGGGCGCGAGTTCCTGCTGCGCGGCTGA
- a CDS encoding DMT family protein: MSATMVKVLPILLLLCSNVFMTFAWYGHLRFTDRPLWLVILASWGIAFVEYCFAVPANRIGHAAYSAAELKTMQEVITLAIFAVFSVLYLKEALTWNHAVGFAFIALGAFFVFKGPL, from the coding sequence ATGAGCGCCACGATGGTGAAGGTGCTGCCGATCCTGCTGCTGCTCTGTTCCAACGTCTTCATGACCTTCGCCTGGTACGGGCACCTGCGGTTCACGGACCGCCCGCTGTGGCTGGTCATCCTGGCAAGCTGGGGCATCGCCTTCGTCGAGTACTGCTTCGCCGTGCCGGCCAACCGCATCGGCCATGCCGCCTACAGCGCGGCCGAGCTGAAGACGATGCAGGAGGTCATCACCCTGGCCATCTTCGCCGTCTTCTCCGTGCTCTACCTGAAGGAGGCGCTGACCTGGAACCACGCGGTCGGCTTCGCCTTCATCGCCCTCGGCGCCTTCTTCGTCTTCAAGGGACCGCTCTGA
- a CDS encoding Bug family tripartite tricarboxylate transporter substrate binding protein, translated as MTLTRRSLAAGLLGATALPAAARAQGTPPYPARPVTIVVAWAPGGGTDYVARLLAEQFGREFGQSFVVENRPGASGTIGHASVARARPDGYTLLMGVNSTYAMARHLFGNRGYDDEKDFAPVGRLATIAAYLCVHRDSPIRSVADLVAAAKAAPGRMTYASPGAGSSGHLAPELFLKMTGLQVENITYRGGAPMLQAMLAKEVDMAFLDVVTVLPYLRSGELRALAIGSQERLALTPDIPTVAESGVPGFACNTDYALLAPARTPEPVIRRLHEGVAAALNSPAVREKLAANGYVIEPGAPEQWPAYLAAESAKWGDVIRTRGITIE; from the coding sequence ATGACCCTGACCCGACGGAGCCTGGCCGCCGGCCTGCTCGGTGCCACCGCCCTGCCGGCCGCCGCCCGTGCCCAGGGCACGCCGCCCTACCCGGCACGGCCGGTCACCATCGTTGTGGCCTGGGCGCCGGGCGGCGGGACCGACTACGTCGCCCGCCTGCTGGCCGAGCAGTTCGGCCGGGAGTTCGGCCAGAGCTTCGTCGTGGAGAACCGCCCGGGCGCGAGCGGCACCATCGGCCATGCCTCCGTCGCCCGTGCCCGGCCTGACGGCTACACGCTGCTGATGGGGGTGAACTCCACCTACGCCATGGCGCGACACCTGTTCGGCAACCGTGGCTACGACGACGAAAAGGACTTCGCGCCCGTCGGCCGGCTGGCGACCATCGCCGCCTATCTCTGCGTCCACCGGGATTCGCCGATCCGCAGCGTGGCCGACCTGGTCGCCGCGGCGAAGGCCGCGCCGGGCAGGATGACCTACGCCTCGCCGGGCGCCGGCAGCTCCGGTCACCTGGCGCCGGAGCTGTTCCTGAAGATGACCGGCCTGCAGGTGGAGAACATCACCTATCGCGGCGGCGCGCCGATGCTGCAGGCGATGCTGGCCAAGGAGGTCGACATGGCCTTCCTCGACGTCGTCACCGTGCTGCCCTACCTCCGCTCGGGCGAGCTGCGGGCGCTGGCCATCGGCAGCCAGGAGCGCCTCGCCCTCACGCCCGACATCCCCACCGTGGCCGAGTCCGGCGTCCCCGGCTTCGCCTGCAACACGGACTACGCGCTGCTGGCCCCGGCCCGCACGCCGGAGCCGGTGATCCGGCGCCTGCACGAAGGCGTCGCCGCCGCGCTGAACTCCCCCGCCGTGCGTGAGAAGCTGGCCGCCAACGGCTATGTCATCGAGCCCGGCGCGCCGGAGCAGTGGCCCGCCTACCTGGCGGCCGAGAGCGCGAAATGGGGCGACGTGATCCGCACCCGGGGGATCACCATCGAGTAG
- a CDS encoding IclR family transcriptional regulator has protein sequence MTSTRDRPLAILELLAPHAGGLPLHAIADRLDIPRSATHRLLGDLRASGYVRQDEEGGPYRLTARIASLAFAYLSANGITDIAQPILDALAERAGELVRLAVIDGDRLTWVAKAQGARHGLRYDPDPDAGAEVRLSCTANGHAWLASLTDEAALELVARQGFAPAGQSGPGAPRSIPALLDRLRLARERGFATVQEAYESGTSAMAAAIRRPGTAQPCGTLSVAGPSFRLTEARMQALAPALLEAAAELAASSGASPLFAPALGRVA, from the coding sequence ATGACCAGCACCCGCGACCGGCCGCTTGCGATCCTGGAGCTTCTGGCCCCCCATGCCGGCGGCCTGCCGCTGCATGCCATCGCCGACCGGCTGGACATCCCGCGCAGCGCCACCCACAGGCTGCTCGGCGACCTCCGGGCCAGCGGCTATGTCCGCCAGGACGAGGAGGGCGGGCCCTACCGGCTGACGGCGCGGATCGCCTCCCTGGCCTTCGCCTACCTGTCGGCCAACGGCATCACGGACATCGCCCAGCCCATCCTCGACGCCCTGGCGGAGCGCGCCGGGGAGCTGGTCCGCCTCGCGGTGATCGACGGCGACCGCCTGACCTGGGTGGCCAAGGCCCAGGGCGCGCGGCACGGGCTGCGCTACGATCCCGACCCGGATGCGGGGGCGGAGGTGCGCCTCTCCTGCACCGCCAACGGCCATGCCTGGCTGGCCAGCCTGACCGACGAGGCGGCGCTGGAGCTGGTGGCGCGGCAGGGCTTCGCCCCGGCCGGGCAGAGCGGCCCCGGCGCGCCGCGCAGCATCCCGGCCTTGCTCGACCGTCTGCGCCTGGCCCGCGAGCGGGGCTTCGCGACGGTGCAGGAGGCCTATGAATCCGGGACCTCCGCCATGGCCGCGGCGATCCGAAGGCCCGGGACGGCGCAGCCCTGCGGCACGCTCAGCGTTGCCGGCCCCAGCTTCCGCCTGACCGAGGCACGGATGCAGGCCCTGGCCCCCGCACTGCTGGAGGCGGCGGCGGAGCTGGCGGCCTCCTCCGGCGCCTCGCCCCTCTTCGCGCCCGCGCTGGGCCGGGTGGCCTGA
- a CDS encoding sugar phosphate isomerase/epimerase family protein — MIPAIDSYCFHRYFGDCYPGLERDPGRRMEVWDVLRLAGELGAGGVSLEGCYLPGDAAFLDRLRGALDAAGLARVWAWGHPDGLGSGRKPEAAEDLLRHLAMARRVGAGVMRICCGGRRTRPDSWPEHRALLLPLLRGLLPAAEAQGVVLAIENHIDLLAGELAELLETIDSPWLGACLDTANNVRMGEEPLAVVRRLAPWTRATHVKDVAPLPGAEGAFAAWPSVPLGEGVVGIPAVIAELRRAGYDGLLAVEIDYLHPRHGTDEIAAIRRSLDALRLLLG, encoded by the coding sequence ATGATCCCGGCCATCGATTCCTACTGCTTCCACCGCTACTTCGGCGATTGCTACCCGGGGCTGGAGCGCGATCCGGGCCGGCGGATGGAGGTCTGGGACGTCCTGCGCCTGGCCGGCGAGCTGGGGGCGGGCGGAGTCTCGCTGGAGGGCTGCTACCTTCCCGGCGACGCGGCCTTCCTCGACCGGCTGCGCGGGGCGCTGGACGCGGCCGGGCTGGCGCGGGTCTGGGCCTGGGGCCATCCCGACGGGCTGGGCTCCGGGCGGAAGCCGGAGGCGGCGGAGGATCTGCTCCGCCACCTGGCCATGGCCCGCCGCGTGGGGGCCGGCGTCATGCGCATCTGCTGCGGCGGCCGGCGCACGCGCCCGGATTCCTGGCCGGAGCATCGTGCGCTGCTGTTGCCGCTGCTGCGAGGCCTGCTCCCCGCCGCCGAGGCGCAGGGCGTGGTCCTGGCGATCGAGAACCACATCGACCTGCTGGCCGGGGAGCTGGCGGAGCTGCTGGAGACGATCGACTCCCCCTGGCTCGGTGCCTGCCTCGACACGGCCAACAACGTCCGCATGGGCGAGGAGCCGCTGGCCGTGGTGCGCCGGCTGGCCCCCTGGACCCGGGCGACGCACGTCAAGGACGTGGCGCCGCTGCCCGGGGCGGAGGGAGCCTTCGCCGCCTGGCCCAGCGTGCCGCTGGGGGAGGGGGTGGTGGGCATCCCCGCCGTCATCGCGGAGCTGCGGCGGGCGGGGTATGACGGGCTGCTGGCGGTCGAGATCGACTACCTGCATCCGCGCCACGGCACGGACGAGATCGCCGCGATCCGCCGCAGCCTGGATGCGCTGCGCCTCCTGCTGGGCTGA